In a genomic window of Lacrimispora sp. BS-2:
- a CDS encoding AI-2E family transporter: protein MKETKFRNYICWGVTALSVIALSIAFAFFLSRFQAVKGMVKLVVGILMPVIYGAVLAYLLLPVYNKSRDMTKRLLSSMWKNRKGVKSVSGLMGTVVSLIFLFVIVVGLFWMIIPEIYTSIMGLQETLGENMNDLALWLQKMLEDNPSVERAVIPIYDQLTSHLQNWLTSDLVPNMSTLIGSLSSGLLSVVLVLKNILIGIIVMVYLLNIKGTLSAQGKKIIYSIFPLKVANQAIDEIRFVHRVFGGFITGKILDSLIIGIICFFLLNAMKMPYTLLVSVIVGVTNIIPFFGPFIGAIPSAFLILLVSPVKCLYFLIFILLLQQFDGNILGPKILGQSTGLPSFWVLFSILLFGGLFGFVGMIIAVPTFAVIYSLISRLVNRSLKKKDLSNKTADYYNLERIEDDKKTYMR, encoded by the coding sequence ATGAAAGAGACAAAATTTCGGAACTACATCTGCTGGGGAGTCACAGCACTTTCCGTTATTGCTTTGAGCATAGCCTTTGCTTTCTTCCTTTCCAGATTCCAGGCTGTGAAAGGTATGGTAAAATTGGTCGTGGGTATTCTTATGCCTGTCATTTACGGGGCAGTGCTTGCATATCTTTTACTGCCGGTATATAACAAGTCCAGAGACATGACTAAGCGCCTGCTTTCTTCCATGTGGAAAAACAGGAAAGGGGTGAAGTCCGTATCCGGACTTATGGGAACTGTGGTCAGCCTCATTTTTCTGTTTGTGATCGTAGTCGGACTTTTCTGGATGATCATTCCCGAGATTTATACCAGCATTATGGGGCTCCAGGAGACACTGGGTGAGAATATGAATGATCTAGCCCTGTGGCTACAGAAGATGTTAGAGGATAATCCTTCTGTGGAACGGGCGGTCATTCCTATCTATGATCAGCTGACAAGCCATCTGCAAAACTGGCTGACCTCTGACCTGGTTCCCAACATGTCCACGTTAATCGGCAGCCTTTCCAGCGGACTGTTAAGCGTGGTGCTGGTTCTTAAGAACATTTTGATCGGCATTATTGTAATGGTCTATCTTTTAAACATAAAGGGAACCCTTTCGGCCCAGGGCAAGAAGATCATTTACAGCATATTTCCGTTAAAAGTGGCGAACCAGGCAATTGATGAAATCCGTTTTGTTCACCGGGTGTTTGGAGGGTTCATAACGGGTAAAATTTTGGATTCCCTGATTATCGGGATTATATGCTTTTTTCTTTTAAATGCCATGAAGATGCCTTATACGCTGTTAGTGAGCGTAATTGTAGGGGTAACCAATATCATTCCCTTTTTCGGTCCGTTTATTGGAGCCATCCCCAGTGCATTTCTGATTCTGCTGGTAAGCCCTGTCAAATGCCTGTATTTCCTGATCTTCATCCTTTTGCTCCAGCAGTTTGACGGAAATATTCTGGGGCCGAAAATATTAGGACAATCCACAGGTCTTCCCAGCTTTTGGGTGCTGTTTTCCATCCTGCTTTTTGGTGGACTGTTTGGCTTTGTGGGAATGATCATTGCTGTACCAACTTTTGCGGTGATTTACAGCCTGATTTCAAGGCTGGTGAACCGTTCCTTAAAGAAAAAAGATCTCTCCAATAAAACGGCGGATTATTATAACCTGGAACGGATCGAAGACGATAAAAAAACATATATGAGATAA